TTCTTGGCTTTAAGTGCAAGTTGCTGGTTGCCACAATGGTCACAACGAGATATTGTGCCAGTATTAGAGATGAATGCATTTAGGTGACTGCATGATAGACACtgatattttgttgttatttgtatggCAACAATTTCGGCCTGAATAGTTGCAGTTTCCAATTTGACATAATTGGTTAATGGTGGAATGTTAGTGATAGTGGTTTGTGGTGTAGTTGACAGGTGCTTTTCTTTCTCAAAGATTTTCCAACCTGTAAGTGTTATTGACCTGAAGCTGATCAATATTTTTGTCCCATGTGGACAGGTTAGTGATACCAGTGTCATCAGCAACATACTTTGTTTGCAACCTTATTGGTCCAGAGGCGACAGTTTTAGTTTCACATTTTGGGTTTTCACCAAGAATGACAACTTGAACATTGATTTTAGTATTTGGTGAAATGGTGGCAATTTTTTCAAGTTCTGTTGTAAACGGTGTGGGTGGTTTGTGCTCATAATGCAGCTGGTGGGATATTGGAGTCATTTTGGATTTGGATGTGAGTTTGAGATCTTGACCTGGATTCAAACGAGATGGAATCAAATTGTAGTTTTCAATCATGACTGGATTTTTTTCCTGCATAAGTGTTAACATAACAGTCCTGCAGATGTCGGGATCAAAGGTAATGCCATGGCAATACTGGTCCTGCTGTACTTGAAGCTCGAATGTGATGACATTTTTTCTCTCCTGAACAGC
The sequence above is a segment of the Lineus longissimus chromosome 12, tnLinLong1.2, whole genome shotgun sequence genome. Coding sequences within it:
- the LOC135497104 gene encoding uncharacterized protein LOC135497104, which gives rise to MDSKLDLFGNNADKPEEKPKRALPSTSTTAMNKREQTTTLSGTMVSTSSTTALTPKKDHTQNQMQGYLHAVQERKNVITFELQVQQDQYCHGITFDPDICRTVMLTLMQEKNPVMIENYNLIPSRLNPGQDLKLTSKSKMTPISHQLHYEHKPPTPFTTELEKIATISPNTKINVQVVILGENPKCETKTVASGPIRLQTKYVADDTGITNLSTWDKNIDQLQVNNTYRLENL